The Aedes aegypti strain LVP_AGWG chromosome 3, AaegL5.0 Primary Assembly, whole genome shotgun sequence genome contains a region encoding:
- the LOC5565824 gene encoding uncharacterized protein LOC5565824 — protein sequence MPDKKLKGGHMAIIENWYHQIPAFTDVFTEESFYMFVVCFVLATICVVFVLSRFITLKPVD from the coding sequence ATGCCGGACAAAAAGCTAAAGGGTGGCCACATGGCCATCATCGAGAACTGGTACCATCAGATTCCTGCCTTTACCGATGTGTTTACCGAGGAGAGCTTCTACATGTTTGTGGTGTGCTTCGTGCTGGCCACCATTTGTGTGGTCTTTGTTCTGTCGCGGTTCATCACTTTGAAACCAGTGGACTAA